One genomic window of Citrobacter sp. Marseille-Q6884 includes the following:
- a CDS encoding tyrosine-type recombinase/integrase translates to MAFYTIEKRLRKDGTPRYRCTVGIKEGGVYKYRENQTFARQALAKSWGAQRVAELETKGVPATDTTVTLSSLIERFMKHPDLKPHKTKKCQLQIIQGLEIGGLEISKIATNQYIELGRWLRAQGRSPKTVTNYYSNIATVLAAARPFFGIDVDDRPLRDAREYAKTKKISGSSNKRNRRPTREEILLLESELKRREGESLKKIPYYEIFRLSILSCMRIGEICRILKSDIDESQRSILVRDRKDAKKKQGNHMFVPLLGDAWNILESRPDSDDGRLFPYKSKTISAQFAIMCKKVGVTGLRYHDLRREGASRLFEMGFSVEDVAQVTGHKNLHTLWTVYREIYPQTLHDRFNELQNRKTQHD, encoded by the coding sequence ATGGCTTTTTATACGATAGAGAAAAGACTGAGAAAGGATGGTACACCCCGCTACAGGTGCACTGTCGGCATCAAGGAGGGTGGTGTATACAAGTACCGCGAAAACCAAACCTTTGCAAGGCAGGCTCTAGCTAAATCGTGGGGCGCTCAACGGGTTGCTGAGCTTGAAACTAAGGGTGTCCCAGCCACTGATACCACCGTGACACTATCGTCGCTTATAGAGCGATTCATGAAGCATCCCGACCTTAAGCCACACAAAACAAAAAAATGCCAGCTCCAGATTATTCAGGGGCTTGAAATTGGAGGGTTAGAGATTTCGAAGATCGCAACCAATCAATACATTGAGCTGGGGAGGTGGTTACGCGCTCAGGGTCGAAGCCCAAAAACGGTTACGAACTACTACAGTAACATAGCAACGGTGCTGGCTGCGGCTCGTCCGTTTTTTGGTATTGATGTCGATGACAGGCCATTGCGAGACGCTCGTGAATATGCAAAAACTAAAAAAATAAGCGGTTCATCGAATAAAAGAAACCGACGCCCAACCAGAGAGGAAATATTATTGTTAGAGTCTGAGTTAAAAAGGAGGGAGGGCGAATCACTCAAGAAAATACCTTATTACGAGATATTCAGGCTTTCGATTTTGAGTTGTATGCGTATTGGTGAAATATGCCGGATATTAAAATCTGATATAGATGAAAGCCAGCGGTCAATATTAGTGAGAGATAGGAAAGATGCAAAGAAAAAGCAAGGAAATCATATGTTTGTTCCTTTGCTTGGTGATGCGTGGAATATTTTGGAGTCTCGGCCTGATTCTGATGATGGCAGGCTGTTTCCTTATAAATCAAAAACAATATCAGCGCAGTTTGCAATCATGTGTAAAAAGGTGGGGGTAACGGGTCTCAGATATCATGATTTACGTCGCGAGGGTGCGAGCCGTTTATTTGAAATGGGGTTTAGTGTTGAGGATGTAGCCCAAGTAACGGGACACAAGAATCTGCACACCCTTTGGACGGTATACCGCGAAATATACCCTCAAACCCTCCATGACCGTTTCAATGAGTTGCAAAATCGCAAAACCCAACACGATTGA
- a CDS encoding terminase large subunit domain-containing protein gives MNFTTPEYRQKLIRAAHLIARQSRAVVRDNLDLLEAAVSVKEHWKIDDFKPYAYQAQWFESGGKYRLRYLSAANRIGKTFSAAAEFSYHATGCYPTWWKGYRAPVETIGLSRIMWAIGVSSESTRKVLQKELIGTDDARQRNMFGTGSIPRERINFDSLVCDGETLKSLRVYHISGEETTIHFYSSKQDEKVFMGQAIIFAWIDEQSEKEDELVSQANTRTQTTKGQTVITATPEVGITDLYKRCSEDTTGKVYFQNATLYDAPHFTQEDIDDFIATTPYHQREMRSKGIPIMGVGAIYPYRQSDITCAPFAIPDSWRVLASLDFGYTGVSDPSIIVFTAYDPTTGKKYIFQEWSNHNRVTPLVTELDVYANAHMPDYMACKITGNAPRDWVDQVSVRPPELREFSGLGLPSISVVAPGDGDGRQPGTQQTRSEIMRGNGVKMTPNVWKMHESQLPDEPIRNSKEGSIILLQQWFQDGDLKIFSNCTETLRELGRYNWVKDGKRTIPSPNNDHFMDAIRYGATRVEFDGVTMLQAKRKIQPPVDHSKSPYKRSMQAYSKAGAKRL, from the coding sequence GTGAATTTCACAACCCCTGAATATCGCCAAAAGCTGATAAGAGCAGCCCACTTAATTGCTCGGCAATCCCGCGCTGTTGTTCGTGACAATCTTGATTTGCTTGAGGCCGCTGTAAGCGTCAAGGAGCACTGGAAGATTGATGATTTCAAGCCGTACGCATATCAGGCGCAGTGGTTTGAATCCGGTGGCAAGTACCGTCTCCGCTATCTGTCAGCGGCTAACCGAATTGGAAAAACGTTCTCCGCAGCGGCTGAGTTCAGCTATCACGCAACCGGATGTTACCCGACATGGTGGAAGGGCTATCGCGCACCCGTAGAAACTATTGGCCTGTCGCGCATCATGTGGGCTATTGGTGTGTCGTCTGAATCAACGCGCAAGGTTCTTCAGAAGGAGTTGATTGGCACTGACGATGCCCGTCAGCGAAACATGTTTGGCACTGGTTCTATCCCTCGCGAGCGTATCAACTTCGACTCTCTGGTGTGTGACGGCGAGACGCTTAAATCACTGCGCGTTTATCACATATCAGGTGAAGAAACGACCATTCACTTTTATTCATCCAAGCAGGATGAGAAGGTCTTCATGGGTCAGGCGATCATCTTTGCATGGATTGATGAGCAGTCTGAGAAAGAGGATGAGCTTGTATCGCAGGCCAACACCCGCACACAGACCACCAAAGGGCAGACAGTAATCACTGCAACGCCGGAGGTCGGTATTACTGACCTGTATAAACGCTGCTCTGAGGACACCACGGGCAAGGTCTATTTCCAGAACGCCACGCTATACGATGCCCCGCACTTTACCCAGGAGGATATCGACGATTTCATAGCAACCACGCCATATCATCAGCGAGAAATGCGTTCCAAAGGGATTCCGATAATGGGTGTGGGTGCAATCTACCCGTACCGCCAATCAGACATAACTTGTGCGCCGTTCGCTATTCCTGATAGCTGGCGTGTACTGGCGTCGCTGGACTTTGGTTACACCGGAGTATCAGACCCGTCAATCATTGTGTTCACTGCGTACGATCCAACCACGGGCAAAAAGTATATTTTTCAGGAGTGGAGCAACCACAACCGGGTAACGCCGCTTGTCACTGAGCTGGATGTGTACGCGAACGCCCATATGCCTGATTACATGGCATGCAAAATCACTGGAAACGCGCCGCGCGATTGGGTTGATCAGGTATCTGTGCGCCCACCTGAACTGCGCGAGTTTTCCGGGCTTGGTCTCCCTTCAATTTCGGTTGTCGCGCCGGGTGATGGTGATGGACGTCAGCCGGGAACACAGCAAACCCGCTCTGAAATCATGCGTGGTAACGGGGTAAAAATGACTCCGAACGTGTGGAAGATGCACGAAAGCCAGCTTCCAGACGAACCAATACGCAATAGCAAAGAAGGTTCAATAATCCTGCTGCAGCAATGGTTTCAGGACGGAGACCTCAAAATATTCAGCAACTGCACCGAGACTTTACGCGAGCTTGGTCGCTACAACTGGGTAAAAGACGGCAAGCGCACCATTCCATCTCCTAATAACGATCACTTTATGGATGCCATTCGATACGGAGCCACACGTGTTGAGTTCGATGGCGTAACCATGTTGCAGGCTAAACGCAAAATTCAACCACCTGTTGATCACTCCAAATCACCTTACAAACGCTCAATGCAGGCATACAGCAAAGCGGGAGCCAAAAGACTGTGA